One Rhodobacteraceae bacterium M385 genomic region harbors:
- a CDS encoding sugar ABC transporter permease, translating into MPPILQGIITIIIGVGGCVGYFYAANLFLDKVLFPARGPNAGRNINRANIVRPWVFLFPAVFALGLYLVYPVVGSFIRSMYDRSGDEFVGAGNYIRLFNNPDFRQAFLNNILWALVVPAVTTFMGLLIAQLTDRLKWGNIAKSIIFMPMAISFVGASLIWKFVYAQDPDLGIINAIRASFGGEALDPLQIPFWNNFLLMVILIWIQTGFSMVILSAALRGVPEETIEAAIIDGANPFQVFFKIKVPQIIGTIVVVWTTITILVLKVFDIVYTMTGGNYGTEILPSFMMDFMFRDDGQATAVAFVIMLVVLPVMIWNIVQARKEMR; encoded by the coding sequence ATGCCGCCAATTCTTCAAGGCATCATCACGATCATCATCGGCGTCGGTGGCTGCGTTGGCTATTTCTACGCCGCTAACTTGTTCCTCGACAAAGTGCTGTTTCCAGCCCGTGGGCCAAACGCCGGGCGCAACATCAACCGCGCCAATATCGTCCGCCCTTGGGTGTTCCTGTTTCCCGCTGTCTTCGCCTTGGGCCTTTACCTTGTCTATCCGGTAGTCGGCTCTTTCATCCGGTCCATGTACGACCGCTCGGGCGATGAGTTCGTGGGGGCGGGCAACTATATCCGCTTGTTTAACAACCCAGATTTCCGCCAAGCCTTCCTGAATAACATCCTTTGGGCCTTGGTCGTGCCTGCTGTCACCACGTTTATGGGGCTGCTGATCGCGCAACTCACCGACCGCTTGAAGTGGGGCAATATCGCCAAGTCGATCATCTTCATGCCGATGGCGATTTCCTTTGTGGGCGCGTCCTTGATCTGGAAATTTGTCTACGCCCAAGACCCCGATCTGGGCATCATCAACGCCATTCGCGCCAGCTTCGGCGGCGAGGCGTTGGACCCTTTGCAAATCCCGTTCTGGAATAACTTCCTGCTAATGGTGATCCTGATTTGGATTCAAACCGGCTTTTCTATGGTGATCCTGTCCGCAGCCCTGCGTGGCGTGCCTGAAGAAACGATCGAGGCCGCGATCATCGATGGCGCCAACCCATTCCAGGTCTTCTTCAAGATCAAAGTGCCGCAGATTATCGGCACGATTGTCGTGGTCTGGACCACGATCACCATCCTCGTGCTGAAGGTCTTCGACATCGTCTACACGATGACTGGGGGCAACTATGGCACCGAAATTCTGCCGTCTTTCATGATGGATTTCATGTTCCGCGATGACGGGCAGGCGACGGCGGTGGCCTTCGTCATCATGCTGGTCGTCTTGCCAGTGATGATCTGGAACATCGTGCAAGCCCGCAAGGAGATGCGCTAA